The following coding sequences lie in one Arachis hypogaea cultivar Tifrunner chromosome 9, arahy.Tifrunner.gnm2.J5K5, whole genome shotgun sequence genomic window:
- the LOC140175241 gene encoding uncharacterized protein: MTTKTSPNNSLSMKLLIDTKCKKVLFAEASKDVVDFLFTLLQLPLATVIKLLTKEAVVGSMGNLYSSVENLNHDYFQPKRSKDLILNPTILGSSPSISGLLPSSATNHSKITTKLYKCNYCGGTFVTDVYNSKCSTGSCSGRMTTEIYYFKGEARTVDTSGHSNNNNDNGFVKGVITYMIMDDLVIEPMSTISSITMLNRFNIKDVGVLKETVVQLGITEGLKLLKASMESQMVLTSVFLAS; the protein is encoded by the exons ATGACGACCAAGACATCCCCGAATAATAGTTTGAGTATGAAGCTTCTGATAGACACAAAGTGTAAGAAAGTGCTGTTTGCAGAAGCTTCTAAAGATGTGGTGGACTTCCTCTTCACCTTGCTTCAGTTGCCACTTGCTACCGTCATCAAGCTTTTAACCAAGGAAGCCGTCGTTGGTTCCATGGGAAATCTTTATTCCAGCGTTGAAAACCTCAACCATGATTACTTTCAACCAAAACGATCTAAGGATCTTATCCTTAATCCCACCATTCTTGGCTCTTCACCTTCCATCTCCGGCCTCCTCCCTTCATCTGCTACAAACCACTCCAAGATAACGACAAAGCTCTACAAGTGCAATTATTGCGGCGGCACTTTTGTAACAGATGTGTACAATTCTAAATGTAGCACCGGTTCTTGTAGTGGCCGTATGACGACGGAAATATACTATTTCAAGGGTGAAGCCAGGACGGTTGATACTTCTGGTCACAGTAATAACAACAACGACAATGGGTTTGTGAAAGGAGTGATAACCTACATGATAATGGATGATCTTGTCATTGAACCCATGTCAACAATATCCAGCATCACCATGCTTAACCGCTTCAATATCAAGGATGTTGGTGTCTTGAAAGAAACCGTCGTTCAACTTGGCATTACTGAG GGCTTAAAGCTACTTAAGGCATCCATGGAATCCCAGATGGTTCTCACCAGCGTTTTCTTAGCTAGTTAG
- the LOC112709577 gene encoding uncharacterized protein, with amino-acid sequence MTTDSNTNTSNLSLKLLIDTKNKKVLFAEASKEVVDFLFTLLQLPLATVIKLLTKEAAVGSLGNLYSSVENLNHVYWQPNLSKDVILNPNILTSSPAISGLLPSAVINHSQSQITPKLYTCSFSSSPFLYCGSSSVTSAYNSRCATCRGRMTREVNFTATAASNNDSNNNGFVKEVITYMIMDNLLIQPMSTISGITMLNQLNVKDVGVLKETVVQLGMKEGLKLLKASIESPMVLTTVFLA; translated from the exons ATGACGACTGATTCCAACACTAATACTAGTAATTTGAGTTTGAAGCTTCTGATAGACACAAAGAATAAGAAAGTGCTATTTGCAGAAGCCTCTAAAGAAGTGGTGGACTTCCTCTTCACCTTGCTTCAGTTGCCACTTGCTACCGTCATCAAGCTTTTAACCAAGGAAGCCGCCGTTGGTTCCTTGGGAAATCTTTATTCCAGCGTTGAAAACCTTAACCATGTTTACTGGCAACCAAACCTATCTAAGGATGTTATCCTTAACCCAAACATTCTTACCTCTTCACCTGCTATCTCCGGCCTCCTCCCTTCAGCTGTTATAAACCACTCCCAGTCCCAGATAACTCCAAAACTCTACACGTGCTCGTTTAGCTCGTCCCCTTTCCTTTATTGCGGTAGCAGCAGCGTAACAAGTGCGTACAATTCTCGTTGTGCCACGTGCCGTGGGCGTATGACAAGGGAAGTGAATTTCACGGCCACGGCGGCATCTAATAATGACAGCAATAATAATGGGTTTGTGAAAGAAGTAATAACTTACATGATCATGGATAATCTTCTCATTCAGCCCATGTCAACCATATCTGGTATCACCATGCTTAATCAGCTCAATGTCAAAGATGTTGGTGTCTTGAAAGAAACCGTTGTTCAGCTTGGCATGAAAGAG GGCTTAAAGCTACTCAAGGCATCCATAGAGTCCCCGATGGTTCTCACAACCGTTTTCTTAGCTTGa